The DNA window TTTCATTCAAGTTAATTATAAATTCTTCAAGTGTTAGTGGATTTCCAAAAAATTTGTAAAATTGAGACATGTCATCACAAACTACTTATAAGTAACAATACTTTATAAACCTTTGCTTGCGCCGCCACATACAACTAATTAAGTTTAATTACTGGTTTTCAAATTATTCCGATATTCTAGAATTATCTAACATCCGCCACGCTTTTCTTCGCGCCGCAGGCCTCGCATTTTAAGAACCAGAGCCGGTTTTCCTTGAATAGCTTTGTGTCCGGCTTTTTGCACTCGTGGCAAAGGACGTACTCATCCACATATCGCTTGAATTTTTCATCGATCTGAATCATGCCGAATTTTCCTATGAATATTGCCGTGCCGTTCTCGATGTTGCCTGAACTGCCAAGGGAACGAGCCATATAATGCAGAAAGTGTTCCTGGTCGCGGCGAATAGTTGATGCAATCTGGAGAAAATCTTTGATAAATGTGCGGTTGCCCATTATCTGCGAGGAAATTTTCGGTATCTCAAAGCGCTCCTTCTGCAGGACTTTTTCAGGCACTTGAGCACGGGCGCGCTTTGCAAGTTCATCATAATTAAAATTATCCATAAGAACAAATTGTTTGGAAGTTATTTAAAGGTGTTATCCAAAAATAATCAAATATTCAAAAACCTGAACTTGTTTGATTATGCTGAATGGTGGCGCGATATTGCTCACACCCCGGATTTGCGCGCGAAATAAATGTTTCAAAACGTATTTTTTTATCAGAATCATAATTTTCTAATGTGCTCAAATACTCATTAAGAGACATATTTTTAAGCCGATAACGACATTTCCATGGCGCGTCTCCATAGTAATTCTTTCAGGATTAATATCTAATAATTATTTTTTAAATTCATTAAAAAAGATAACTTCGGTTGATATTTTTTTATAACCCAGATTATTATCCAATGCTTCTTTGTATGCATTCACTAGTTTTTCAAGCATAAAATTAATGATTGATAGAAATATTTAAAGATAATCGAGGCCGCTTATTCAGAAACCTCAAAAAATCTTTTTAGAAAAAGTATTAGAACCGTTGCCGAGAAGCGCACAGGTTGCCCCGCACGCCTCAAGGTTTCGGTAAGGGAGATAAAACAACATGAATAATTGCAAATGGTATTATCCCACGAGATAACTATCATATGTCTTTCCCTATATAAAAGCCTTTCGGTGTGCTTTAATATTGCTATATCGATATATCTTATGTTGCATTTGAGGTGCGCCTAGCGAAAAATCAGATATTAACGAATTCGATAATTAACGAATGGAATTATGACTTATTTACACGTATTATTTTTTTCGCCTTATCAACTTCAAATATCTTTCCCAAAAACCGCTCAACAACCCAAATATTTGTTTCAACATGCGGTGTAATTTCCTCTACTTTCACCGAACCTCCTGAAAGCGCGAGGTACGGCACAATCTGGTCGGCCATCCATTCATCAAGGCACGCGTCGGATTCCATCTGCTTATCAAGACGGTTTGCTGCCTCTTCACCAACTTTCTCAGCAGGCTTGTACAGCTCCCCTATTGCGCTAGCACCCAGTTTGCAGTTCTCGTAATTCGCGTCAAGATATATGAATGATCCTGGTGACGGCGTATTGCAATAAGAAATTTCTGTTTTTCCGTGATATTCTTTAAGGATATTTTTTGCGCCTTCAATCTGCCTTTCGGCGACTTTTGCGCCTTTCAGGCTTTCAGAGGCAACGCTTAGGAAATTTATTTTATCTAACGACCCCCTTTTTGTCAGGTTCAGCGGCTTAAGATTCGCGCATGGCGTTATTATCGCTTTGACAATGCCTCCGCCTTTTGGATAAAATCCATAACTTGCAAGCCCTACATTAATATCCACACCCATTTTTTTCAAAAAATAGCAGAATATGTCCTGAAAGTAGTTTATTGTCGGGCTCCACAGGACGCTGGTTCCTCCGGTTATTTCAAAAATAACATTTTCTCGCGCATGAAGTGCAGGCAAGACAATTGCCTGAAAAACAAGAGGGATTGATCCAGCAGTTCCAATATCTATTGAAAATGAGCCTCCCTGTATAGGATTTGGCGAAAATTCAAGTGCCAATGAGCCCATAGAAGCACCTTTTACTCTTGCATTGCAGAGCTTTGCCACTGCATTGACTGCCGCAAGATGCTGCGCCTGAATGCCGGGATTCTGCCTTCCTGCGCGTATATTTTCAATCCTCACAGCTTTGCCGGTAAGCGCGGAAAACGCAACAGCAGTCCGTATTATCTGCCCGCCGCCTTCGTGGTACGAGCCGTCTATGATAAGCATGATTCTTTATTCGGTAAAGAATATTATATAAGCACCGCATTCTAGTTTAAAGAGTTTTTGCAAAAGCCAGTTCTTTTTCAAGCTCTTTTTTGG is part of the Nanoarchaeota archaeon genome and encodes:
- a CDS encoding translation initiation factor IF-2 subunit beta, translating into MDNFNYDELAKRARAQVPEKVLQKERFEIPKISSQIMGNRTFIKDFLQIASTIRRDQEHFLHYMARSLGSSGNIENGTAIFIGKFGMIQIDEKFKRYVDEYVLCHECKKPDTKLFKENRLWFLKCEACGAKKSVADVR
- a CDS encoding RNA 3'-terminal phosphate cyclase, translating into MLIIDGSYHEGGGQIIRTAVAFSALTGKAVRIENIRAGRQNPGIQAQHLAAVNAVAKLCNARVKGASMGSLALEFSPNPIQGGSFSIDIGTAGSIPLVFQAIVLPALHARENVIFEITGGTSVLWSPTINYFQDIFCYFLKKMGVDINVGLASYGFYPKGGGIVKAIITPCANLKPLNLTKRGSLDKINFLSVASESLKGAKVAERQIEGAKNILKEYHGKTEISYCNTPSPGSFIYLDANYENCKLGASAIGELYKPAEKVGEEAANRLDKQMESDACLDEWMADQIVPYLALSGGSVKVEEITPHVETNIWVVERFLGKIFEVDKAKKIIRVNKS